The window AGTTTGTAAGAAAATAAATTTCGTTGTCAGAGATATAAATAGGATTAGAGACAGTATGTTGTTCATTCGTTTGAGGAGTTAATAAAAGCTCATCATCATTCGTATGAACGAAGGCTAATGAATGAGTGTTTACGAAATCTTTGATAGATACGAAGCTTTGTTCATGTGGACATACTGCATGAATAAAAGTAGGAGCGTCCTTTCCTTCTATTAAACAAACTTCCTTCCCTGCTAGAACATCATACTTGAAGGAATTAAGAAACATTGGGTTGCCTTTAGTACTTGTGTAGTATAAATGTTTTCCGTCATTTGATAAATGGCCAAAGAAATGTCGTTCTCCTTCTTCTTTTCTAAGTGGTAATACTTCTCCTCCATTAGGAGATAAGGCGTATAGCTGAACGTTTTCATCACCGTCTTGATCAAATCCGACAAGAATAAAATCCCCACTTTCTACAAAATGAAGTGAATCAATGGGTTGATTAAAAAAGGTGAGTAACGAAGGGAAGTGATTTGGTAAATTTAAAGACCACAGATTAAATTTTCCGTTTAAATTTGTGCTGATTATGACTTGGGTTTCATCTGGACTTACAGTGAAATCTTCCATTCTTATAAATTGAAGAAACTGTTGAGTAGATGGTTTTGGAAATGTAAGCATATTCCTTCCTGCCTTTCTGAATTATATTAACATTCAATAAATATTATATATAATTGGATATAATAGGTAAATGTTAATGGTGATAGATATTTTTTTCACTTAATATGGATGTAACGATGTGCATCGTATGGTACTCGCCGTTTGAGATGCGGATGATAGGATATTTTTTCGGGAATAGCTGTTTACAAATGGCTTCAGGTGTTAGTCCTTTTGTGTGTAAGTGAAGAATTTCTTGTTGAAGAGATACTAAAAAGTCGCGCTTTTGTTGCAATGTTTCCCGGCCCTTTTGGATGAAACCAGCATGATTACAAAACACATCTTCAAAATCGTACGATAGAATCTTTGTTAAAGATTCGGTTAATTGGGGAATGCTTTCTTCTTCTAATATTACTTTCGTTCGTTCATGAATAAATAGATCACCGGTAAACAGTTGTCCCGTTTGCCGATTTAAAAAAGCTAAATGATCAAATGCATGCCCCGGTGTATCGATTACGTCCCATGTTGATGTTCTAGAGGTAAAGTTGTTTGAAAGTGGCTTTGGGTGAAATGGTTTGCGTCTTCCCCAAAAAAGTTGACGATAAAGTGGGTAAGAAGCTCTTTTTTGACAGAGGGATACAGACTTTTCATTAATATAAATTGGACGATTCATCATTTTTTCAATATATGCAGCACAGCCAGTATGGTCTTCGTGATGGTGAGTTATCATAACTTTATCAAAATCAGATTTTTGAATAAACAATTCAAAGTACTTATGTAAAGAATGGGCACCTGTGTCAATTAAAATACCGTCAGTAACAAAACAGTAGACATTAAGTGTATACCCGTTGACTTTTACTTCACCGTTTAAATAGCTTACCCCATTTGTTTCCCCTGAAGAAGCTCGCTTTTTGATGAACATTTCGTTTCCCCTTCCTTCTCACCATATAATGGTAAAGATTGTTGGATTAAGTGTAACATATTATTGTGTAAAAATGATTGATAGGAGCGTGGAAGTGTGAAAAGTGAAGACGACTGTTAAGCGTCGTGCGAAAACTAGATATGTCTTCCTTTAGTGAAGTGATACTAAATTTAATTGCGACGAAAAAGGGCTGAATTTTTTGACCCCTCATGAATTGAGGGGTCAAATAGATTCTTCCGTTAAATCTAAATCGTCATTTTCTTTTTGATGATAATGTTGATAGCTATTAATTAAGACGTGTAAATGTTCTAAGTGTTCATGATAGTCAATGATAGATGCGACTAATGGTAATAGATGATGAAAACAGTTAGGATCTTTACATGATTTTTGATAGTCTAAAAAGATTTGTACAAGTTTTTCTTTTTCAAAGGTATTGATGGTGGCCAACTCTGATGTTTTATCGGCTTTGATTTTCTTTGCAAATTTTAATAATGCTTCTTCGTGATGATGAAGCAAAACATCGAGCTCTGAAATGATGACTTCTTGGAATTCTATCGGCATTTGATGAAGCTCATTTTCAAGGCGGTGTAATTTTTTTAACGTGTAAAAGGCGCGATTGGTTGTCGTGAGAAGCTGGCGATATAAGACTAGCTTCCTCGATTTTGGATAAATTTTTGCCTTTGTATACGTTCGTTCTTCTTTATATAGAAGAAACAGTTGGTCGAGTTTTATGAGCTGGTCTTTAATTCGATTGATATCTTCCTTTAGTGTTCCATACTCAGATGCTTGGCGCAGGTTCATGCGAATCCATTTAATGATTTCTTCTGTTACATGAGTCGTTTTATGATATAGTCTCGCCTCATATTTCGGAGGCATAAAGACGAGGTTCACAACAAAAGCGGATAAAACGCCTATTAAGATGGTGAAAAAGCGAATTCCAGCAATGTATATAAAGTTCTCACCGGTAGCCTCCAGAATTGCAATCTCCGTTACGAGTGCGATGGAAATGGTGTTTTCAAGCTTTAACTTTAAGCAAATGGATATGATAATAATTGCAACAAATCCGATAATAAAAGGGTTAGATCCGAAAAATAAACCGAATAAAACGGCGACAATTGCGCCAATCAAATTGGCTTGAACTTGTTCGATAACCGTTTGATACGATTTGTAAATGGAAGGCTGCACAGCAAAGATTGCAGCAATCCCCGCAAATGCAGGCGATGGTAGGTCTAAAATCATCGCAATTAATAATGCCATTGTAATGGCTATCCCAGTTTTTAAAATGCGGGCTCCAAGTTTCATAAGAGTTAAATTGGTCTTCCTTTCCTACAAGATTCCTGTAAATTGTTATTTTGCCCTAAACAATAATTGGTATGTGAATCAAGTAAGTAATATACATCGTTTTGACTGAATGTTCAAGATGATTTTCGGAACGTTAAATGTTTTTACAAGATTGTTACCCAATCGTTATAAAAAAGATGGCTAACATGTAGCCATCTCAAGTGAGTTAGGTAGAAAGTTGTTGAAAAGCATTTTCGACTGCTTGAAGTGTTTTGTGAATATCTTCTTCCGTATGAGCAATCGTTAGGAACCAAGCTTCGTATTTAGAAGGAGCTAAATTGATTCCTTGGTGAAGCATGAGTTTAAAGAATTTCGCAAACATCTCACCGTCTGTGTTTTCCGCTTGCTCGTAGTTGTACACTTTTTCATTCGTGAAATATACCGTTAAAGCACCTTTTAAGCGGTTAATGGTAATCGGGATGTTGTACGCTTTCGCGTGTGCTAAAATCCCTTCTTCTAACAGTGCCCCAAGTCGATCGAGCTCATCGTACACGCCCTCTTGTTGTAACACTTCAAGACAGGCGATTCCAGATAAGATGGATGCTGGGTTTCCAGCCATCGTCCCTGCTTGATATGCTGGTCCAAGTGGCGCTACCTTTTCCATAATGTCTTTACGGCCACCGTATGCTCCGATTGGTAATCCGCCACCAATGATTTTTCCTAATGCAGTTAAGTCTGGTTTTACACCTAATAAGTCTTGTGCACCACCATACATAAAACGGAAGGCTGTAATAACTTCATCGTAAATGACAAGAGCACCAGCATCGTGAGTTAATCGATTAACCTCTTGTAAAAAACCAGGTTTCGGTTCTACAATCCCGAAATTTCCAACGATCGGTTCAACCAACACAGCTGCTACTTGATCTCCCCATTTTTCTAATGCTTCTTTAAATGGCTCAATTTCATTAAATGGAACGGTTATCACTTCTTGAGCAATGCTCTTTGGAACACCTGCAGAGTCCGGTGTTCCAAGTGTGGAAGGACCTGATCCAGCTGCTACGAGAACTAAATCAGAGTGACCGTGATAACATCCGGCGAATTTTATAATTTTGTCACGCCCTGTATAGGCACGAGCGACACGAATCGTCGTCATAACAGCCTCAGTTCCGGAGTTCACGAAGCGAACCTTCTCTAAAGCAGGCATTGCTTCTTTCAGCATTTTTGCAAATTTTACTTCATGTGGAGTAGGAGTTCCATACAAGACCCCATTTTCCGCTGCTGTTTGAATCGCTTTTGTAATATGTGGATGGGCGTGCCCAGTAATAATGGGACCGTAAGCTGCTAAATAATCGATATATTGATTTCCGTCTACATCCCAAAAATATGCACCCTTTGCTTTTTCCATGACAACGGGAGCTCCGCCACCTACTGCTTTGTAGGAGCGTGAAGGGCTATTGACTCCCCCGACAATATGTTCAAGCGCTTCTTGGTGAAGCTGCTCAGATTTTGTAAAGTTCATTCTTTCACCTTCTTTTTGTATTCCATCCTAGTCTATTCTAGCACTTTTCACAAATATGAGAAGGGGTGCACATTGTTTGTTTAATCACCATGTTTCCGCTAAACTATTCGATGTATCAAAAGACAGTTTTTCGTTATAGAGCCGGAGGGAACAGAATGAATGTCATTGAAGTAGAAAATTTGCGAAAAGAATTTAAAAGTTACTCAAGTCGCTCAGGATTAAAAGGAGCGTTTCGTGATTTATTTACACGTAACTATAAAACGATTCGCGCTGTTGACGATATATCGTTTTCTGTCAAGCAAGGAGAGATGGTTGGTTATATTGGCGAGAACGGGGCAGGAAAATCAACATCTATTAAAATGTTAACGGGTATTTTGACACCAACAGCAGGACATGTTCTTGTAAATGGGATGAATCCGCATAAGGATCGCGAAAAGTTTGTCCGTACTATCGGAGTCGTTTTTGGTCAGCGCTCCCAGCTATGGTGGGATATTGCGGTTCAAGAATCGTTTCGGTTGTTAAAAAAAGTTTACCAAGTTTCGGACCAAGATTATAACGAACATATGGATCATGTCATCAAGACGTTAGACATTGAACCGCTTTTAGACAAACCGGTACGAAAACTGTCGTTAGGCCAACGAATGCGTTGTGAATTGGCGGCAGCTCTTATTCATAATCCACCTTTACTTTTTTTAGATGAACCGACGATTGGATTAGACGTGCTAGTAAAGTTAAAAATTCGCCAATTTTTAAAAGAAATAAATGAAAAATATAAAACAACGATTCTCTTAACGACTCATGATTTATCCGATATCGAAGCACTGTGTGAGCGTGTCGTGATGCTTGATGAAGGGAAGATTATTTATGACGGTTCGCTTAATCATTTGCGAAGCCACTGGGGAGAAGGTAAACAAATTGAGTTTCAATTCGGTCATGAAGTGACAGAAGCCCGTTTAATGGAGTTGACGGATAAATTATCTGTTCAGTGGGTAATGGGGGACCGTAACAATGTATGGACCGCCCAAGTGGCAAACCATCAAGCGGATATGTCAGAGCTCATTAGTCGAGTTGTCGCTTCAGAGAAGATAAACGA is drawn from Bacillus kexueae and contains these coding sequences:
- a CDS encoding ABC transporter ATP-binding protein, yielding MNVIEVENLRKEFKSYSSRSGLKGAFRDLFTRNYKTIRAVDDISFSVKQGEMVGYIGENGAGKSTSIKMLTGILTPTAGHVLVNGMNPHKDREKFVRTIGVVFGQRSQLWWDIAVQESFRLLKKVYQVSDQDYNEHMDHVIKTLDIEPLLDKPVRKLSLGQRMRCELAAALIHNPPLLFLDEPTIGLDVLVKLKIRQFLKEINEKYKTTILLTTHDLSDIEALCERVVMLDEGKIIYDGSLNHLRSHWGEGKQIEFQFGHEVTEARLMELTDKLSVQWVMGDRNNVWTAQVANHQADMSELISRVVASEKINDLSIREISTEEIIRNIYEKGEATK
- a CDS encoding MBL fold metallo-hydrolase, which gives rise to MFIKKRASSGETNGVSYLNGEVKVNGYTLNVYCFVTDGILIDTGAHSLHKYFELFIQKSDFDKVMITHHHEDHTGCAAYIEKMMNRPIYINEKSVSLCQKRASYPLYRQLFWGRRKPFHPKPLSNNFTSRTSTWDVIDTPGHAFDHLAFLNRQTGQLFTGDLFIHERTKVILEEESIPQLTESLTKILSYDFEDVFCNHAGFIQKGRETLQQKRDFLVSLQQEILHLHTKGLTPEAICKQLFPKKYPIIRISNGEYHTMHIVTSILSEKNIYHH
- a CDS encoding glutamate-1-semialdehyde 2,1-aminomutase, which produces MNFTKSEQLHQEALEHIVGGVNSPSRSYKAVGGGAPVVMEKAKGAYFWDVDGNQYIDYLAAYGPIITGHAHPHITKAIQTAAENGVLYGTPTPHEVKFAKMLKEAMPALEKVRFVNSGTEAVMTTIRVARAYTGRDKIIKFAGCYHGHSDLVLVAAGSGPSTLGTPDSAGVPKSIAQEVITVPFNEIEPFKEALEKWGDQVAAVLVEPIVGNFGIVEPKPGFLQEVNRLTHDAGALVIYDEVITAFRFMYGGAQDLLGVKPDLTALGKIIGGGLPIGAYGGRKDIMEKVAPLGPAYQAGTMAGNPASILSGIACLEVLQQEGVYDELDRLGALLEEGILAHAKAYNIPITINRLKGALTVYFTNEKVYNYEQAENTDGEMFAKFFKLMLHQGINLAPSKYEAWFLTIAHTEEDIHKTLQAVENAFQQLST
- a CDS encoding FUSC family protein translates to MKLGARILKTGIAITMALLIAMILDLPSPAFAGIAAIFAVQPSIYKSYQTVIEQVQANLIGAIVAVLFGLFFGSNPFIIGFVAIIIISICLKLKLENTISIALVTEIAILEATGENFIYIAGIRFFTILIGVLSAFVVNLVFMPPKYEARLYHKTTHVTEEIIKWIRMNLRQASEYGTLKEDINRIKDQLIKLDQLFLLYKEERTYTKAKIYPKSRKLVLYRQLLTTTNRAFYTLKKLHRLENELHQMPIEFQEVIISELDVLLHHHEEALLKFAKKIKADKTSELATINTFEKEKLVQIFLDYQKSCKDPNCFHHLLPLVASIIDYHEHLEHLHVLINSYQHYHQKENDDLDLTEESI